The sequence AGGAAGAGCCAAGCTCCCCAGCTGCGCCCCACACTGGTCCTGACCCTCCAAATCCCTGCTTCCAAGGCCTGGCAGAGGGACCCCGGTCcagctgcaggggtggggtgggggctgcactCACCTTCCCAAAGGCCCCCGTGGGGTCCGCCAGAAGCCGAATCTAAAGAGAAAGTGAAGGTCACAGGAAAATCTCCTGCCCGGCCCCTGGCCGCCTGCAGGACCCACACCTCACCTTGCCTTCCGTGTTGTGGGCTCGTCCCCACTCTTCAGTCACGAAGACATCGTTAACACTCAGACAGGCCACCACCTGGGCGCCCTTGGCCTTCAGGGCCCCAGCCTGCTCCACAAAGCCCGGCAGGTGAGTCTGGGGAGGGAAACAAAGGCTCAGCAGAGGAACAGCTGCCTCCACTCCTTGGTCTAGCCTCCGCCTCCGGGTTCCTCACTGTCCTGCTCCAACACCTTCCATCAGACAGTGAGCACTGGGTGAGCCGCGGCTGCTTTCAGCCTGGGCCACTGGGGAGCTTGGGTCCATACTTAAGATTTCTGTGGTCAAGACCGCGAATTCCTGCAGGCACAGTGATGTCTCCTTTACCCAGGTACCTTCCATCGTGCCCGTCATCCAGCAGGATCAACAAGAGGGGCTGGGTTTCACTGTCATGCCCTTTCTCCTGCATTCCTGGGACCACTACCTCTCACAGCCTCTGTCTGTTTTCTGAGCGCTCTGATATCACCTGCACGCACTGCTGCAAGCTGCCCCGGGACAACACGGAGGGCGATGAAGGATGCAAACGTGCGCACACGTTCCCAGCTGCTGAGCCCCAGAAGGGCAGGGCCTCACCTTGGAACAACCAGGGGTAAAGGCTCCAGGGACTCCAAACAGCACCCCCTTCTTGCCCTTGAACAGCTCCGCCAGGTTCACCTTGTTCCCGGGCTGCCCCTCAAATACCTCCACCGACGGGATGGCATCTCCCACCTAGAGGGCAGGACACAAGTGAAGGGTCAGGGCGGGGGGACTCGCAGGGAGGCCGAGGGAAGGGCAGCAAACCAAGAGCCGGGGCACCGAGGGCCGGGAAGCCAGGCCTGGTGACGCCAGGGGTGACTCAGGGCAGGATGTCCAAACCTGTCAGCGCTTCCAGGGGCCCCTCCCTCCTAGTTACCCCACATCCTCCAGGTTTCAAGTTGGCCCTATTCCTCTTTGAGGGCCTGTTGGTAAcaacagaaagagggagagaaggcctCCGAGGTGTTGCAAGGAGTTGCGCAAACAAACTGCTGCCTGGGttacaggaaagaaagaagtgggataactgggcagaggaggaggggcagggggctgcatgggggggtggggggggaggctgAAAAATGGAGGGAGAGGATCCTGGCCCATAGGGGAACTAAGATGAGAAGGGCAGAAGGTAGGAAAGGTttggttgttcttttttttggggggggggagcagttcaGGGGATAAAAAAGGCGATCTCTAGAAGGGAAGGGTCAGCCTACCTGGGAGTGTGTGAGGGcttcaggggcaggagggagacagAAGGGAGGGAAAGTCGGGGTTGGGATAGGATGAAGCAGCGGAGGAGGAGGTCTCAGaagagtggggggcggggggcagggggtagtTCCAAGGAGCTGGGGCTGGTTCAGGATGAAAGCGACACCTCGGCTAAAGCTGGAATTAGCTGCGGGTGGAGTGGGACGGGGAGGCATGGCAGGGTTCTAAGAGACAACACGTTTCAGAAGATGGGGTGAGAGGGGCCCAATAATCATGATAAAGCGAGCAGGAGGGTACAGGGGGTTGTGGATGGGGTGGAAAGGGGTCCCTGGCGCAGAGGGGTCccaggaggcgggggaggccGCGGTACCCCATCGCCTGATAAGGGTGGAGCCCCCATCGCAGGGTGTCCGGTGAATGCGGGAGAGAAGGCTCGGGAGCCTCGGGGGCAGTCTCGGGAGATGGTGCGCGAAACCCTTAAAACTGGAGAGGACGGTGGGGTTCGCTGAGGGGATGTGGGGGACAGAGGCGGAGGAGCCTCCGGGGCGGCGGAGAGAGGTCCCCAGGGCAGGGAAAGGGGGCggccgggagggttgggggctgggccacTGCCTTCAGCGGGACGGAGGGCCtcggagagaaggagggaggggggagaggcggTCAGGCCTGGCCGGACTGGGCCAGCGGTCACCTTGATCGGGGCCATAGCGACAGCGGCGCTTCTGAAACCGCGGGCTCGGCGGAGCGTCCCCTCTAGGCCTCCTTCCACGCACCCTCCGCCTCCGGCTGCTGCCGCACAACGGACGGCGACCGCGCGAGCGAGCACCGAGCCCGAGAGACGGCCCAGGATGCACATCCCGGTCGGCCCCACACCTGGTATTGAGGCCACAACAGCCCTGCACCGCCCCTGCACcgcccccgctcccgcccccgcccccgcccccgcccccgcccccgagcGGCAGCGAGAGGCCGGGCCTGGATCGCCGTGCCGCAGCGGAACCTGCAAAAGGCGGGGCCTCAGGCCGCCGCGTGGGGGGCCGCCTCCACAGTGCGGGCGGGGCGGGCATTGGGGCGGAGCTGGCAGGACGGGCTTATTTGCATTTGGGGCTGGACAGGTGGGCGGAGCCTTCGGCAGCGGGTGCCTTATTTGCATACGAGGAGGGGCGACGTGGTTTAGACGCGCCTAAGTAACGGACTGGGGCGGGGTGACCGTTCCTTAACCGAAAGCGAGGGGCAGGCGCCAACGGTTCCGGGCACCGATGGTTCCGGGCGCCAACGGCTCCACGCTTATTTCGCATTCAACGAAGGCCCCGCATTGCGACTTTCTTCCGTACGACAGCACTGCACATGATCTGTAGCGAGTGGAGGTTTGGCTCAGTCTAAACCACCGGGCCGGCCCGAGGCAACCTCCGCCGGGATGCTTCCGGTAGCCACGCGGGACGCGAGGAAGCCTTGGCAGGACCTTCGCTGCCGCGAGCACCAGAAGTTCCAGCAACTTCGGCCGCTTCCGCTCCTCCCGGCCCTGCAATAGGATAGGGAGCGGGGCGGCCCCGGAAGTGACGCAGCGGAGTGCCTGTCTCCTTCCGGTTCCGGCCGGCGAAAGAGTGTTGGAGCGACATGAAGCTGCTTACCCACAATTTGCTGAGCTCGCACGTGCGAGGGGTGGGACCCCGTGGATTCCCGCTGCGTCTCGAGGTACCGCACGGGGGACGCTCGGGCGCCGGTTTCCCGGGAGGGATAGGGGAACCAGGCTCGGATCCCTGCCCAACCGAACCCCTCCGCCCTGCAGGCTACCGAGGTCCGCGTCATCCCGGTGGAGTTCAACCCGGACTTCGTGGCTCGGATGATACCCAAAGTGGAGTGGGCGGCGCTTTTGGAGGCGGCCGATCACGTGAGGGCCATCCCCCAGCCCTTTGCCCCTGGCCAGGGTTGGGGGTGCCCAGAGGTAATTTAGGCCTCTTGCCCACAGTTGCGTCTGGCCGAGGTGCCCAAAGGGCCGACTCAGGGGTATGAGCAAGATGAGACGTTTCTGAGGAAGATGCACCACGTGCTGCTGGAGGTGAGGCTCGGCTGTCACCTGCTTCCTGGCTGCACAGCCATAACCCGGAGGCTGCCAGTGCTCAGCTCTCCCCCGCTTCCCcgcaggtggaggtggtggagggcaCCCTGCAGTGCCCAGAGTCTGGACGTGTGTTCCCTATCACCCGCGGAATCCCCAACATGCTGCTCAATGAGGAGGAAACCGAGACTTAATCGTGCCAGGCGTTCGTTTTTCATACTGTGACCGTGTGTGTTTTTATGTATATCCTGTCGGTTAGTTTTGTCACGTGTATTCCCAGCTCTTGACCCAGTGACACGCCACACAGTGTTCTTGAGCtcgatatatatttttttctcattaaaggTTCAAAACCAAAAGCGGTTTCTCTTTGCaacaaatatacattaaaatagaGTCTCTGTACAGCCAAGGGCTCTGGGCCCTGGCTTGCCCCATGTCCCTGCGCCTCCCTGGCCAAACCCAAAAATAAATATAGTGTTATTGCTCTGCAGGGCATAGAGGCAGTGCTCTCCCTACCTCCTGAGGAGCCTGGGTGGGAGCTGATGGGGGACCCTGGCCACCCCAGGGGTCCAGGGGCTGGAGCCTGCTTGGAGTTATTGCTtcaaggggtgggggggcagaatGCCCAATGCAAATGATGAGAGGAGCCAAGGGGGCAGGGGCCTTTGCTCTCCACATTTCCCTCTGCTCTGGAGAGGGGGTCGGATTAAGCAGCAGCAAAAGCATCACCCATTGGGAGACTGTGgcctccactcccttccctccctgagATCAGGcgtctgcccccctcccccacacatccCCTGCAGCCCCCTATGGCTTCCACAGCACCCCCTGCACTCTGGGGGCACCTTATGGCTTGCAAGGGGCAGCACTGTGCCCAGAGCCTGGGCACATGTGTTCCCAGCTTCTAACACCCccgaagaagggggaggggagggcgtggGCCTGCTCCCAGGGACTGATGGTATTGCCTTGGCCCTGCCagcaggctgtggcactgtcgACCCCAGCTCTGTCCCCTTGGGGCTGACCCCATGCTGGGCGGGTCCTGCCAGCACCCCCACCCATGCCCACCCCTTGCCTCAGTCCATCATGGCCTCGAGCATCTCCAAGAACAACTTGTGCATGGGCACCTTGCCCTCCAGCTTCACCCCATAGAAATGGGCCAGCACTTTGCCCGCTGTCTGGCGGAGGAGTGGTAGTGTAAGCAGCAGCCTGCCTGCCCGCCGCCTCTCAGCACCCCCTCCGGGGCCCGCCCGGCCTGCTTCATACTCCAGCAGGGCCTCATGGAGGGCTTCTCGCAGCTGCTCCACAGCCTCAGCATCTTCAATGTGCACAGAGTCTGCAAGGAGTGGGAGAGAGCTGTTGACATGGACCACCTCCAGGAAGGAGAGAGCCCGCCTCTGCTTGGGCACTGAGGGATGGAGCCTACACAGGAGCCAGACACAGATTTGTTGATTGACTGACTGAGGCAACACTCACTGCTGGTGCCCGCACCCTTTCTCAACTAGGGTGCCCTCTTGTCCCCCCTACTCCCCTCCCACTCAGTGGTTCACCTTTCCAGTAAGTATGGCACTAGGGTTCAAAGTCCTAGGTGCAGTTCCTGGCCTGCGCTTGCCTTGCTTAGTGGCTTTCAGCAAGTCACTGTTCTTTCCCATGCCT is a genomic window of Myotis daubentonii chromosome 9, mMyoDau2.1, whole genome shotgun sequence containing:
- the TRMT112 gene encoding multifunctional methyltransferase subunit TRM112-like protein, with protein sequence MKLLTHNLLSSHVRGVGPRGFPLRLEATEVRVIPVEFNPDFVARMIPKVEWAALLEAADHLRLAEVPKGPTQGYEQDETFLRKMHHVLLEVEVVEGTLQCPESGRVFPITRGIPNMLLNEEETET
- the PRDX5 gene encoding peroxiredoxin-5, mitochondrial, whose translation is MCILGRLSGSVLARAVAVRCAAAAGGGGCVEGGLEGTLRRARGFRSAAVAMAPIKVGDAIPSVEVFEGQPGNKVNLAELFKGKKGVLFGVPGAFTPGCSKTHLPGFVEQAGALKAKGAQVVACLSVNDVFVTEEWGRAHNTEGKIRLLADPTGAFGKETDLLLDDSLVSLFGNRRLKRFSMVIEDGVVKSLNVEPDGTGLTCSLAPNILSQL